The following proteins are encoded in a genomic region of Dehalococcoidales bacterium:
- a CDS encoding GNAT family protein yields the protein MSPPGFECIELVGDRVRLRPAQPTDTADAYRLVSDEEVLSRLLWEGPADEAEMSDVFRRYQAGLETGEGCNLAIERTDHPGLIGCIGSRLKEHPLQANVGYWLGAPYWNRGYMTEAIRLVCHFSFEYLGVVRAHAGVFVGNVGSRRALEKNGFSLDGTLRSDVIKRGEWRDEWFLSLLRSEWERDRERFRPRHEDVVVMRSGE from the coding sequence ATGTCTCCCCCTGGTTTCGAGTGCATCGAGCTTGTGGGGGACAGGGTCCGGCTTCGTCCCGCGCAGCCCACTGATACTGCGGACGCCTACCGTCTCGTGTCCGACGAAGAGGTGCTATCACGCCTGTTGTGGGAGGGCCCGGCGGACGAAGCAGAGATGTCCGACGTCTTCCGCCGCTATCAGGCAGGACTGGAGACCGGCGAAGGCTGCAACCTGGCCATTGAGCGTACCGACCACCCCGGACTGATAGGATGCATCGGCTCTCGCCTGAAAGAGCACCCTTTGCAGGCCAACGTCGGCTACTGGCTGGGTGCGCCCTACTGGAACCGGGGCTACATGACCGAGGCGATTCGCCTTGTCTGCCACTTCTCCTTTGAGTATCTCGGTGTAGTGCGCGCGCATGCGGGTGTATTTGTCGGGAATGTGGGCAGCAGACGGGCGCTGGAGAAGAACGGTTTTTCCCTGGACGGTACCTTGAGAAGCGACGTCATCAAGCGTGGGGAGTGGCGGGATGAATGGTTTCTCAGCCTGCTGCGCTCCGAATGGGAAAGGGACCGGGAGAGGTTCCGACCCCGACACGAGGATGTTGTCGTAATGAGGAGCGGCGAATGA
- a CDS encoding ATP-binding protein produces MTEENINQRLGIVVSGSVDKGTEVRLDSAASVEDMVVGRYVTIEGRQRRFFGMITDISLGVTDPELTVAPPREGDSFLSEVLNGTATYGALHVLPMLTMGIEGPEPVKTVPSHFSAVNLASDTDMELIFGEEDDTRFNVGNPLDMETKLCLDLPEFVKRSNGIFGKSGTGKTFLTRILLIGMLQKSKAVNLIFDMHNEYGWEGSSEEGHRKVKALKQLFPDQVAVFTLDEENSRHRGVSTDFVVRIGYDEIEPEDIVLLRQTLNLTEPAVEAVYQLHRRFRGEWIERTLALQDSDEIPEGLNIHESTLKNLQRGLQTIRRLPFIQPHVPTNAVRTMLEYLDRGMNVVLEFGRYRDITAYMLVANMLARRIYAQYQERMERAMGEGLAQPNPLVITIEEAHKFLNREVASQAIFGTIAREMRKYNVSLLVIDQRPSGIDEEVMSQMGTKITCLLDNERDIDSVLAGVAGKNELKSVLSKLAPKRQALIFGHAVPMPVAFQPLEYGSAESYKRFMPAGDTGQRAQKDIEELWD; encoded by the coding sequence GTGACTGAAGAGAATATCAATCAGCGACTCGGTATCGTTGTTTCCGGTTCGGTAGACAAAGGCACTGAGGTCAGGCTGGATAGCGCGGCTTCGGTAGAGGATATGGTGGTCGGGCGCTATGTCACCATCGAGGGACGACAGCGGCGCTTCTTCGGCATGATTACCGATATCAGCCTCGGTGTGACCGACCCCGAGCTTACCGTTGCCCCGCCCCGTGAAGGCGATTCTTTCCTGTCCGAGGTGCTTAACGGGACGGCCACCTACGGGGCTCTCCACGTCCTGCCCATGCTGACGATGGGTATCGAGGGGCCGGAGCCGGTGAAGACCGTTCCCAGCCATTTCTCGGCGGTGAACCTGGCTTCGGACACGGATATGGAGCTTATCTTCGGTGAAGAGGACGATACTCGCTTCAACGTCGGCAACCCGCTGGACATGGAGACCAAACTGTGCCTCGACCTGCCGGAATTTGTCAAGCGCTCCAACGGCATCTTCGGCAAGAGCGGCACCGGCAAGACCTTCCTCACCCGGATTCTGCTCATCGGTATGCTCCAGAAGAGCAAGGCGGTCAATCTGATATTCGACATGCACAACGAGTACGGCTGGGAGGGGAGCAGCGAGGAGGGCCATCGTAAGGTCAAGGCATTGAAGCAGCTATTCCCGGACCAGGTGGCCGTGTTCACCCTGGACGAAGAGAACTCGCGACACCGGGGTGTGAGTACCGACTTCGTGGTCAGAATAGGGTATGACGAGATTGAGCCGGAAGACATTGTATTACTCCGCCAGACACTGAACCTTACCGAGCCGGCGGTTGAGGCAGTCTATCAACTGCATCGCAGGTTCCGTGGTGAGTGGATAGAGAGGACGCTTGCCCTGCAGGACTCCGATGAAATACCGGAAGGTCTGAACATACACGAAAGCACCCTGAAGAATCTCCAGAGAGGTCTCCAGACAATCCGGCGGCTGCCCTTCATCCAGCCCCATGTACCCACCAATGCTGTCCGCACCATGCTGGAATACCTAGACCGCGGCATGAACGTCGTCCTCGAGTTCGGCCGGTATCGGGATATCACCGCCTATATGCTGGTGGCCAACATGCTCGCACGGCGCATCTATGCCCAGTACCAGGAGAGGATGGAGCGAGCGATGGGTGAGGGTCTTGCCCAGCCGAATCCCCTGGTTATCACCATTGAGGAAGCGCACAAGTTCCTCAACCGGGAGGTTGCCAGCCAGGCTATCTTCGGTACAATCGCCCGTGAGATGCGCAAGTATAATGTCAGTCTGCTGGTAATCGACCAGAGACCGAGCGGCATCGACGAAGAGGTTATGTCCCAGATGGGCACCAAGATAACCTGCCTGCTCGACAACGAGAGGGATATCGACAGCGTGCTTGCCGGTGTTGCCGGGAAGAATGAGCTGAAGTCGGTGCTCTCCAAGCTGGCCCCGAAGCGGCAGGCGCTCATCTTCGGCCACGCCGTGCCGATGCCGGTGGCGTTCCAGCCCCTGGAGTACGGCTCGGCGGAGTCTTACAAGCGCTTTATGCCGGCCGGAGATACCGGCCAGCGGGCGCAGAAGGACATCGAGGAGCTCTGGGACTGA
- a CDS encoding GNAT family N-acetyltransferase produces MNDFRFNDYGVLTDGEIEIVVSQKRPANPQKEYLPVYEFDIHLSGKPGAIGGVSLRIGNTEHVIKYAGHIGYGINERYRGNRYAAKACNLVRQVALDHGLNVLWITCDPENHPSRRTCEILDCEFVEIVDLPEDTDMYREGERQKCRYRWDLEE; encoded by the coding sequence ATGAACGATTTCAGGTTCAATGACTACGGAGTACTGACTGACGGCGAGATAGAGATCGTTGTCAGTCAGAAACGGCCTGCCAATCCACAGAAGGAGTATCTACCGGTGTACGAGTTTGATATTCACCTGTCGGGTAAGCCCGGGGCGATTGGCGGCGTCAGCCTGCGGATTGGGAATACGGAACACGTGATAAAGTATGCCGGTCACATCGGGTACGGGATTAACGAGAGATACCGGGGCAACCGCTATGCCGCCAAGGCTTGCAATCTCGTCAGGCAGGTTGCTCTAGACCACGGCCTCAACGTATTGTGGATAACCTGCGACCCTGAGAACCATCCGTCGCGCAGGACGTGCGAAATACTTGACTGTGAGTTTGTTGAGATTGTTGACCTGCCGGAGGATACCGACATGTATCGGGAGGGTGAAAGGCAGAAGTGCCGCTACAGATGGGACCTGGAGGAGTAG
- a CDS encoding GNAT family N-acetyltransferase, giving the protein MDDLKNLMPVGKSGVKPAARVLSRAFQDSPIFTHLLPDPVERKNKLHYLFEIVVRDSIRYGEVYATSQNLEGVAVWIPSERGENMSQWRMIRAGALSLPFRYSRDFLSRQSPVTGFIDAAHKRHAPFLHWFLQAIGVDPAYQGKGYASRLLKPMLARIDRENLPCYLDTEEEKNVSIYQHYNFKVLEEGEIPSTDIVLRAMLREKSRQQ; this is encoded by the coding sequence GTGGACGACTTGAAGAATCTCATGCCGGTGGGAAAGTCAGGAGTAAAACCTGCGGCCCGGGTTCTATCCCGTGCGTTTCAGGATTCCCCGATATTTACCCATCTGCTTCCGGACCCTGTGGAAAGGAAGAACAAGCTGCACTACCTTTTCGAAATAGTGGTCCGCGATAGTATTCGCTATGGAGAGGTTTACGCGACTTCTCAGAACCTGGAAGGTGTAGCCGTGTGGATACCATCGGAAAGGGGCGAGAATATGTCCCAGTGGAGAATGATACGGGCTGGCGCATTGTCTCTCCCATTCAGATATAGCAGAGACTTCCTGTCAAGGCAGAGCCCCGTTACCGGTTTCATAGATGCGGCGCACAAACGTCATGCGCCTTTCCTCCACTGGTTTCTCCAGGCTATCGGTGTGGACCCCGCTTATCAGGGAAAGGGGTATGCCAGTAGACTGTTGAAACCCATGCTTGCCAGAATAGACAGGGAGAATCTGCCCTGCTATCTTGATACCGAAGAGGAGAAGAATGTTTCCATTTACCAGCATTACAACTTCAAGGTACTTGAGGAAGGGGAAATCCCGAGCACCGATATTGTTCTCCGGGCCATGTTGAGGGAGAAGTCCCGTCAGCAATAG
- a CDS encoding DNA double-strand break repair nuclease NurA, with protein sequence MSLDLTKLISQVGDMVARLKARGRERQERLEHAREALGRYAGDVEALKNKIDASRTTWLVAGLVDGLDGHHEAPATPADFTVVATDGSHIDVDRHRAARCYLINIGSVVLRYGTSPAAVLDSQPSLYSGDEDLVIAAPGVRGREQVIEGALLGMKRAVDEARRLSELAAEASTDSPTVALLDGSLILWGLEPYPEFVTEELLDKGFLRCLEGLRKLSGERQLAVASYISFPRSMDVVNALRVALCPRETVDSDHCPACETRECDAVAGVRDRELFAGLLEPGERSDTFISSSKIQSRYGPHQVHFFYLNLDDEVARVEVPYWVANNDSLLGLAHSLILDQCRRGHGYPVALSEAHEKAVVTGADAAGFWRLVELSLVEEKLPTTGSAKSWSKRTRWV encoded by the coding sequence ATGTCCCTGGACCTTACGAAGCTCATTTCCCAGGTGGGCGATATGGTGGCCCGGCTGAAGGCCAGAGGCCGGGAGCGTCAGGAACGCCTTGAGCATGCCCGGGAGGCCCTCGGCAGGTACGCCGGTGACGTGGAAGCCCTCAAAAATAAGATTGATGCCAGCCGGACGACCTGGCTGGTGGCCGGTCTGGTGGACGGGCTTGACGGACATCACGAGGCGCCTGCAACACCTGCCGACTTCACCGTGGTTGCCACTGACGGCTCCCATATTGACGTTGACCGGCACCGTGCTGCCCGGTGCTACCTGATAAACATCGGCTCGGTGGTGCTGCGCTACGGTACCAGTCCGGCGGCCGTTCTGGACAGCCAGCCCAGCCTCTATTCCGGGGATGAAGACCTGGTGATTGCCGCACCCGGAGTGCGTGGTCGTGAGCAGGTGATTGAAGGCGCGCTCCTGGGCATGAAGCGTGCCGTCGATGAAGCCCGCCGGTTGTCCGAGCTGGCGGCCGAGGCGTCAACGGATAGCCCGACCGTGGCACTGCTCGACGGCTCTCTGATACTCTGGGGGCTGGAGCCATACCCTGAGTTCGTCACCGAGGAGTTGCTGGACAAAGGGTTCCTGAGGTGTCTGGAGGGGCTGCGCAAGCTGAGCGGGGAGAGACAGCTTGCTGTGGCGAGCTACATCAGCTTTCCCCGCAGTATGGATGTCGTCAATGCCCTGCGGGTGGCGCTCTGCCCCCGGGAGACAGTCGACAGCGACCACTGTCCAGCGTGTGAGACCAGGGAGTGTGATGCCGTGGCCGGTGTGCGCGACCGCGAGCTTTTTGCCGGGCTGCTTGAGCCGGGGGAGAGGTCGGACACCTTCATCAGCTCTTCCAAAATCCAGAGTCGGTACGGCCCCCACCAGGTGCACTTCTTCTACCTGAACCTGGATGACGAGGTTGCCCGGGTCGAGGTGCCTTACTGGGTGGCCAACAACGACAGTCTGCTTGGCCTGGCCCACAGCCTTATCCTTGACCAGTGCCGGCGCGGGCATGGTTACCCGGTGGCGCTGAGTGAGGCCCACGAGAAGGCGGTCGTCACCGGCGCCGATGCCGCCGGCTTCTGGCGGCTGGTGGAATTGTCCCTGGTGGAGGAGAAATTACCCACTACCGGCTCGGCAAAGAGCTGGAGCAAGAGAACAAGGTGGGTATAG
- a CDS encoding LysE family transporter, translating to MLPVLLSVAVISLSGVMMPGPMFAITVAKSYRSPWAGPLIAIGHAVIEVPLILLIYFGFARFFENTTVQLVLSIAGGVMIIWLGIGMFRARTEVVHQGRDLSYNAITAGIVLSALNPFFLLWWATVGSMLIMKVVDYGAAGLVAFTAVHWSCDLVWLSIVSVLIYRTQALWGKRFQEGLFIACSLLLVGFGGWFIVSGIQQAV from the coding sequence TTGCTGCCAGTCCTGCTGAGTGTAGCCGTAATCTCGTTGTCCGGCGTGATGATGCCCGGACCGATGTTTGCTATCACCGTGGCCAAGAGCTACCGCAGCCCCTGGGCAGGGCCGCTGATAGCCATCGGCCACGCCGTGATAGAAGTCCCTCTGATACTGCTGATATACTTCGGCTTTGCCCGGTTCTTTGAGAACACCACGGTGCAACTCGTGCTGAGCATAGCCGGGGGAGTGATGATTATCTGGCTCGGCATCGGCATGTTCCGCGCCCGCACCGAGGTGGTCCACCAGGGCCGGGACCTGTCCTACAATGCAATCACTGCCGGCATCGTCCTCAGCGCCCTCAACCCGTTCTTTCTGCTCTGGTGGGCGACCGTGGGCAGTATGCTCATCATGAAGGTGGTCGACTATGGTGCTGCCGGACTGGTGGCGTTCACCGCGGTACACTGGTCATGCGACCTGGTGTGGCTGTCTATCGTGTCCGTCCTGATATACAGGACACAGGCGCTGTGGGGGAAACGGTTCCAGGAAGGGTTGTTTATCGCGTGCAGCCTGCTGCTGGTGGGCTTCGGGGGCTGGTTCATCGTGTCCGGTATCCAGCAGGCGGTGTAG
- a CDS encoding cation diffusion facilitator family transporter, which translates to MFSTRSGAARLALGTIIVLIAAKAIVAMVTGSISITAQATDSFLDLIAVVITLFAVRIAVMPADKDHPFGHGKIEGIAAIVQAVLIVGAGGFIVYSAVRRIVDGATVEMTEAGIGVMLFSTVVSIFLARHLSRVSRSTRSLALEASARNITADIYSAAGVLLAMVLIRLTGLAILDPIIALGVAILIFKSAYDVIRKSVSELADARLPEEEEKTLTATIIEHRGQLAGFHAIRSRRAGNQRFIDLHLVMPRNASLEEAHAMCDHIEEDIKTRLPGTSVTIHCEPCQVECAECRVLGCSLRQY; encoded by the coding sequence ATGTTCTCCACGAGAAGTGGTGCTGCCAGACTCGCCCTCGGGACTATCATTGTCCTGATTGCCGCTAAGGCGATTGTGGCGATGGTAACCGGCAGCATCAGCATTACCGCCCAGGCGACAGACAGCTTCCTTGACCTGATTGCCGTAGTTATCACCCTCTTCGCGGTCCGCATTGCCGTGATGCCCGCTGATAAAGACCACCCTTTCGGTCACGGTAAGATTGAGGGTATTGCTGCCATTGTACAGGCGGTGCTGATTGTCGGCGCCGGTGGCTTCATCGTCTATTCTGCAGTCAGGCGGATAGTAGACGGTGCCACGGTGGAAATGACTGAGGCCGGCATCGGTGTTATGCTCTTCTCCACGGTCGTCAGTATTTTCCTGGCGCGTCATCTGTCCCGGGTATCAAGGTCCACCAGGTCGTTAGCGCTGGAAGCGTCTGCCCGCAATATCACCGCCGACATCTATTCCGCCGCCGGTGTCCTGCTGGCGATGGTGTTGATACGCCTCACCGGACTGGCCATTCTTGACCCTATCATTGCCCTCGGCGTTGCTATCCTGATATTCAAGTCCGCCTATGATGTCATCCGGAAGTCTGTAAGCGAGCTGGCTGATGCCCGGCTGCCGGAGGAAGAGGAAAAAACACTGACCGCCACTATCATCGAGCACCGTGGCCAACTGGCCGGTTTCCACGCGATACGAAGTCGGAGGGCAGGGAACCAGCGCTTCATTGACCTGCACCTAGTAATGCCCCGGAATGCCAGCCTGGAAGAGGCGCACGCTATGTGTGACCACATCGAAGAGGACATCAAGACCAGGCTGCCCGGTACCAGTGTCACCATCCATTGTGAGCCCTGCCAGGTGGAGTGCGCAGAGTGCCGCGTACTCGGTTGCAGTCTCCGGCAGTACTAG
- the secF gene encoding protein translocase subunit SecF, with the protein MFDIVGKRPVFFAISAVLLAGSVIALLVLGLNPGIDFSSGSITTLSFEQAVDPTEAEEELAALGFSGRIDEWQGDLVIHTVQLTAGEKTSLREGLEEKFGPAEEMGFESVDPVIAEETAGTAGIAVSVSAVGILLYLTWAFRRMPRPLHYGACAIIALIHDVVIVLGVFAILGGIFGWEINLMFITGILAVIGYSVNNTVVVFDRIRENLQRGVSPDFEVVVNSSLVETMSRSLNTSLTTLVVVMALVLFVGVSIQNFAVVLLIGVIAGTYSSLFVAPQLLAVWHKGKWRGFVQGPTLTTR; encoded by the coding sequence ATGTTTGATATCGTCGGTAAGAGGCCAGTTTTCTTCGCCATTTCTGCGGTTCTCCTTGCAGGTAGTGTCATCGCCCTGCTGGTGCTGGGACTGAACCCGGGGATAGACTTCAGCAGTGGCTCAATCACGACGCTGAGCTTCGAGCAGGCCGTGGACCCCACCGAAGCGGAAGAGGAACTAGCCGCTCTGGGATTCAGCGGCCGGATCGATGAGTGGCAGGGTGACTTGGTTATCCACACGGTTCAGTTGACTGCCGGGGAAAAGACCAGTCTCAGGGAAGGCCTTGAGGAGAAGTTCGGACCTGCTGAAGAGATGGGTTTTGAAAGTGTCGACCCGGTGATTGCCGAAGAGACGGCAGGAACCGCCGGTATCGCTGTGTCCGTGTCGGCGGTAGGGATACTACTCTATCTCACCTGGGCCTTCCGCCGCATGCCGAGACCATTGCACTATGGTGCCTGTGCCATCATAGCGCTGATTCATGATGTCGTCATTGTGCTCGGAGTGTTCGCCATCCTCGGCGGCATATTCGGCTGGGAAATCAACCTGATGTTCATCACCGGCATACTCGCCGTGATTGGTTACAGCGTGAATAATACCGTGGTAGTCTTTGACCGGATACGGGAAAACCTGCAGCGGGGAGTCAGCCCGGACTTTGAGGTGGTAGTCAACAGCAGCCTGGTGGAAACCATGAGCCGCTCGTTGAATACCAGCCTGACGACACTGGTGGTGGTGATGGCCCTGGTGCTGTTTGTCGGTGTATCAATACAGAACTTTGCTGTGGTCCTGCTAATTGGTGTTATTGCCGGGACTTATAGTTCTCTCTTTGTAGCGCCCCAGTTGCTCGCGGTCTGGCACAAGGGGAAGTGGCGGGGCTTCGTGCAAGGCCCGACCCTGACAACACGATAG
- the secD gene encoding protein translocase subunit SecD codes for MLRRNTWVLITIIVVFALALWVLLPIEGERFGRQGIQFGLDLKGGVRLVYQADLSGVTPGTEGEIMDGVLAVIANRINPLGVTEPDFHRRGDDQIVVELPGTDITDIQKERIGRTALLGFREWVQVPVGGEEVEVEVGTEEEASEEGEEPVDSGEEEQAEEGEGDVEEPVDEEEEREPVTIGMWVPAMGTVNGEEKALNSSYFKENTYIDRGQFGEIELHFEWNEEGIELSEQITGRLVVGNQPLGIFEGDQPLLGDDGQPIAPRVQAVITDRGIITGLSMTEATELSKQLNAGRLPVPLTRVGEMTVKPKLGEDFVDLSVRAGLIGIVLVMLFMIAYYRIPGLMASLALVFYGAIVLALFKLLGVTLTLAGIGGFVLSIGMAVDANVLIFERMKEEFRMGRALGAATEAGFNRAWTAIRDSNITTMIVCGILIWVGGSIAFGGSVQGFGVTLLIGVTVSMITAIVATRTLLRLFIGTNLAKQTRLFTIYSGKKNV; via the coding sequence ATGCTCAGAAGAAACACCTGGGTTCTCATCACCATTATAGTAGTGTTCGCTCTGGCCCTCTGGGTGTTGCTCCCTATCGAGGGAGAAAGGTTCGGGCGTCAGGGAATCCAGTTCGGGCTTGACCTTAAGGGGGGCGTCCGTCTTGTCTACCAGGCCGATTTATCAGGAGTGACGCCGGGTACTGAGGGCGAGATAATGGACGGTGTGCTGGCTGTTATTGCCAACCGCATCAATCCGCTGGGTGTCACCGAGCCTGACTTCCACAGACGCGGTGATGACCAGATAGTGGTTGAACTCCCCGGGACTGACATTACCGATATCCAGAAGGAACGCATCGGACGTACCGCGTTACTTGGGTTCCGCGAGTGGGTACAGGTGCCCGTCGGGGGTGAGGAAGTAGAGGTTGAAGTGGGGACTGAGGAGGAGGCGTCTGAGGAAGGTGAGGAACCGGTTGACAGCGGAGAAGAGGAACAGGCCGAAGAAGGTGAAGGCGATGTAGAAGAGCCGGTTGATGAGGAAGAGGAAAGAGAGCCGGTAACGATAGGGATGTGGGTACCGGCTATGGGCACGGTTAACGGTGAGGAGAAGGCACTCAACAGCAGCTACTTCAAGGAGAACACCTATATCGACCGCGGACAGTTCGGTGAGATAGAGCTGCACTTTGAGTGGAACGAGGAGGGAATAGAACTATCCGAGCAAATTACCGGTCGGCTGGTGGTAGGCAATCAGCCACTGGGTATCTTCGAGGGGGACCAGCCGCTACTCGGTGATGACGGCCAGCCGATTGCTCCCAGAGTCCAGGCGGTAATCACAGATAGAGGCATCATTACAGGGTTGAGCATGACGGAAGCCACGGAACTTTCCAAGCAGTTAAACGCCGGGCGTCTGCCGGTACCACTTACCAGAGTGGGAGAAATGACGGTCAAGCCCAAGCTCGGGGAGGATTTCGTTGACCTCAGTGTCCGGGCAGGCTTAATTGGCATTGTTCTGGTGATGCTCTTCATGATTGCGTACTACCGTATCCCCGGACTCATGGCCAGCCTGGCCCTAGTCTTCTATGGGGCGATAGTATTGGCGCTATTTAAGCTGCTGGGGGTTACACTTACCCTGGCGGGTATCGGTGGTTTCGTCCTGTCCATTGGTATGGCTGTGGATGCCAATGTGCTCATCTTCGAACGAATGAAGGAGGAGTTCCGGATGGGCCGGGCATTAGGTGCCGCCACTGAAGCCGGGTTCAACCGTGCCTGGACGGCGATAAGAGACAGCAATATCACTACAATGATTGTCTGCGGTATTCTCATCTGGGTGGGTGGGTCTATTGCCTTCGGCGGCTCGGTGCAGGGTTTCGGTGTGACTCTACTGATTGGCGTGACAGTCAGCATGATTACGGCCATCGTCGCAACCAGGACGTTGCTGCGGCTTTTTATAGGAACCAATCTGGCAAAGCAAACACGTCTGTTCACCATATACTCAGGAAAGAAAAATGTTTGA
- a CDS encoding HD domain-containing protein, whose amino-acid sequence MTRNDSRMMGLKSGEEVKEGFFDTKIDTGVGSLLGAVGNLLNERGVQAYLVGGFVRDALLHRRTADIDIAVASDALAIARVVAGALGGRFVTLDEENGVARIILVGGDVFPGENQWQVDFSTFRGSIEEDLARRDFTVDAMAVELNQITTTDRAVRLVDPFGGREDIKSGVIRSVSEAAFESDAVRLLRAVRLAAELGFSIDSVTEAQVQHHAGLIAGVAGERIREELLRLLAVPGSGRFLVYLDSLCLLTALIPELVAARGVEQPREHFWDIFEHSLKTVLAVDFLLQEGSWEYGDDVLLATVPWSSELAAHFSPEVGSGSTGRSLLKLAALLHDIAKPQTRNIDEDGRMRFLGHAGEGASVAAGVLERLRFSNREIKFVEAIVLHHLRPMQMSHGGLPSRRAVYRYFRDTGDAAMEILFLSLADHLATRGPHLEMAGWQEHIDIVKYVLAQHFEQESRPQPVKLIDGHDLINTFGMSPGIRLGKLLEAVREAHAAGEVTTRQEALEFVGSHLSTEERG is encoded by the coding sequence TTGACCAGGAATGATAGCCGGATGATGGGATTGAAGTCTGGCGAAGAAGTCAAGGAAGGCTTCTTCGATACCAAAATAGATACCGGGGTCGGGTCACTACTGGGCGCGGTGGGCAACCTTCTTAACGAGCGGGGGGTTCAGGCGTACCTGGTGGGCGGTTTTGTTCGTGACGCACTACTGCACCGTCGTACCGCTGATATCGACATTGCCGTGGCCTCTGATGCGCTGGCGATTGCCCGGGTGGTGGCTGGTGCACTGGGTGGCAGGTTTGTTACACTGGATGAAGAAAACGGGGTAGCACGAATAATACTGGTGGGTGGTGATGTATTCCCGGGCGAAAACCAGTGGCAGGTAGATTTCTCCACATTCCGTGGTAGTATCGAGGAGGACCTGGCACGACGTGATTTTACGGTAGATGCGATGGCAGTTGAACTCAACCAGATAACTACAACCGACCGAGCAGTACGGCTGGTGGACCCCTTCGGTGGTCGGGAGGACATCAAGAGCGGTGTCATCCGGAGTGTTTCCGAGGCCGCCTTTGAGTCTGATGCCGTTCGTCTGCTGCGAGCCGTGCGTCTGGCTGCCGAGCTTGGCTTCAGTATCGATAGCGTTACCGAAGCCCAGGTCCAGCACCATGCCGGCCTCATCGCCGGTGTTGCCGGGGAACGTATCAGGGAAGAGCTGCTGCGCCTCCTGGCCGTTCCCGGCAGTGGGCGTTTCCTGGTCTACCTGGACAGTCTGTGTCTGCTTACAGCACTGATTCCGGAACTGGTCGCCGCCAGAGGAGTGGAACAGCCCAGGGAACACTTCTGGGACATCTTCGAGCATTCTCTGAAGACCGTGCTCGCAGTCGACTTCTTGCTGCAGGAAGGGTCCTGGGAGTATGGCGATGATGTACTTTTGGCAACGGTCCCGTGGTCATCGGAACTGGCCGCACACTTTAGCCCGGAGGTCGGCAGCGGGAGCACCGGAAGGTCGCTCCTGAAGCTGGCGGCACTACTGCATGATATTGCCAAGCCGCAGACCAGAAACATCGATGAAGACGGGCGGATGCGCTTTCTGGGGCACGCCGGAGAGGGGGCCTCAGTAGCTGCCGGTGTCCTGGAGCGACTGAGGTTCAGCAACCGGGAGATAAAATTCGTGGAAGCAATAGTGCTGCACCACCTGCGCCCGATGCAGATGAGTCATGGCGGGCTTCCCAGCCGGCGGGCGGTCTACCGTTATTTCCGTGATACCGGGGATGCTGCTATGGAGATACTCTTCCTTAGCCTGGCTGACCATCTTGCCACGCGGGGCCCGCACCTAGAGATGGCTGGCTGGCAGGAGCATATCGATATTGTGAAATACGTTCTCGCTCAGCATTTCGAGCAGGAGAGCCGACCGCAGCCGGTTAAGCTGATAGATGGTCATGACCTGATAAACACCTTCGGCATGAGTCCTGGAATCAGGCTTGGCAAACTCCTCGAGGCGGTAAGGGAGGCCCATGCCGCCGGGGAAGTAACCACACGACAGGAAGCACTGGAATTCGTCGGCAGCCATTTGTCTACTGAGGAAAGAGGATAG
- a CDS encoding NADH-quinone oxidoreductase subunit A produces MLSDYGFVGLFIIVAVLFSLLLIILPVVFRYLKLVPHHPNAVKNATFECGMETIGKTWVQFNFRYYFYALIFLALDVLVAFIYPWAVNVRDLGTSGFTAVLIFIALIVVGYLYAWRKRVLEWK; encoded by the coding sequence TTGCTCTCTGATTACGGTTTCGTCGGGCTCTTCATCATCGTTGCCGTTCTTTTTAGTCTCCTTTTAATTATTCTCCCCGTTGTATTCAGGTACCTCAAGCTAGTCCCTCACCATCCCAACGCTGTCAAGAACGCCACGTTTGAGTGCGGCATGGAAACCATCGGGAAGACGTGGGTGCAGTTTAACTTCCGCTACTACTTCTATGCCCTGATTTTCCTGGCCCTGGATGTACTCGTTGCGTTTATCTATCCGTGGGCGGTCAACGTGAGGGACCTCGGGACTTCCGGTTTCACCGCAGTACTTATCTTCATCGCCCTCATTGTTGTTGGCTACCTTTACGCCTGGAGGAAGAGAGTTCTAGAATGGAAGTAA